One segment of Pelecanus crispus isolate bPelCri1 chromosome 2, bPelCri1.pri, whole genome shotgun sequence DNA contains the following:
- the SALL3 gene encoding sal-like protein 3 has product MSRRKQAKPQHLKSDEELQAEVVSEHAVSGEGADDGDSGNESRSGSEETNVCEKCCAEFFKWTDFLEHKKSCTKNPLVLIVNEDEAAPPPAEEFPEPSPASSPSDQAESEAAEEGVQAENNDSSEIKNTEKEEEPMEVETSAEKSFQNQGTSNTATPLPQIPEPSSMTSYNMPNTNVTLETLLSTKVAVAQFSQSARTTASASISSGVTAVAIPMILEQLMALQQQQIHQLQLIEQIRSQVAMMNRQPLRPSLNPVMAAQGGPGQASNQLQGFATSAAVQLTAVIPPAIVGQAASGQPAAFDGSQHISRPTSGASTPNISSGGSSAQPESSVPSSSNAITSITSVSVSNAPNSASQPQNASTPPSIGHGSLTSVSSLPNPLLPQTSSNSVIFPNPLVSIAATANALDPLSALMKHRKGKPPNVSVFEPKSSSEDPFFKHKCRFCAKVFGSDSALQIHLRSHTGERPFKCNICGNRFSTKGNLKVHFQRHKEKYPHIQMNPYPVPEYLDNVPTCSGIPYGMSLPPEKPVTTWLDSKPVLPTVPTSIGLQLPPTIPGVNSYGDSPSITPMSRSPQRPSPASSECTSLSPSLNASESGVPASAESPQPIQSGTSLTKAEPVTLPPASTRLGDLSASGQVSTASTSSIPTAVTDSSVATSLPNPVLPAVSDQFKAKFPFGGLLDSMQTSETSKLQQLVENIDKKMTDPNQCVICHRVLSCQSALKMHYRTHTGERPFKCKICGRAFTTKGNLKTHFGVHRAKPPLRVQHSCPICQKKFTNAVVLQQHIRMHMGGQIPNTPLPEGFQDAMDSELSYDEKNVDTLSNFDDDIDENSMEEDSELKDTASDSSKPLISYSGSCPSSPPSVISSIAALENQMKMIDSVMNCQQLTSLKSIENGSGESDHLSNDSSSAVGDLESQSAGSPAMSESSSSMQALSPVNSNSESFRSKSPGLSNQEEPQEIQLKTEKPDSPPPATENGGALDLTSTNPGRPVIKEEAPFSLLFLNRERGPSQSTPSLVTSTAPTMIKMEVNGHSKPISLGEVPSLPAGIQVPAAPQTVMSPGITPMLAPPPRRTPKQHNCQSCGKTFSSASALQIHERTHTGEKPFGCTICGRAFTTKGNLKVHMGTHMWNNAPARRGRRLSVENPMALLGGDALKFSEMFQKDLAARAMNVDPNFWNQYAAAITNGLAMKNNEISVIQNGGIPQLPVSLGGGAIPPLSNLTGGMDKARTGSSPPIVGLDKASSETGASRPFTRFIEDNKEIGIN; this is encoded by the exons ATGTCTCGTCGAAAGCAAGCGAAACCCCAGCATCTCAAATCGGACGAAGAGCTGCAAGCGGAGGTAGTTTCTGAGCACG CAGTCTCAGGAGAAGGAGCAGATGATGGTGATAGCGGGAATGAGAGCAGGAGCGGAAGCGAAGAAACCAATGTTTGTGAGAAATGCTGCGCCGAGTTCTTCAAGTGGACAGACTTCCTGGAGCACAAGAAGAGCTGCACTAAAAACCCCCTGGTGCTGATCGTGAATGAAGATGAAGCAGCTCCGCCTCCCGCTGAGGAGTTCCCCGAGCCCTCACCTGCTAGCTCTCCTAGTGACCAGGCAGAGAGTGAAGCTGCTGAAGAAGGCGTCCAGGCAGAAAACAACGATAGCTCTGAGATAAAAAACAcggaaaaggaagaagagccAATGGAGGTAGAaacttctgcagagaaaagttTCCAGAATCAAGGCACCTCAAACACAGCTACTCCTCTACCTCAGATCCCTGAACCATCTTCCATGACAAGCTATAACATGCCAAACACCAATGTCACGCTAGAGACCCTGCTGAGCACTAAAGTGGCGGTTGCGCAGTTCTCGCAGAGCGCACGGACCACCGCTTCCGCGAGCATCAGCAGTGGGGTGACGGCTGTGGCCATCCCCATGATCTTGGAGCAGCTCATGGccctgcaacagcagcaaattcACCAGCTCCAGCTAATCGAGCAGATCCGCAGTCAAGTGGCAATGATGAACCGCCAGCCACTACGGCCATCCCTCAACCCAGTCATGGCTGCCCAGGGTGGTCCTGGGCAGGCATCCAACCAGCTGCAGGGGTTTGCCACCAGCGCTGCTGTGCAGCTCACCGCAGTCATTCCTCCTGCCATCGTGGGGCAGGCTGCCAGCGGTCAGCCTGCTGCCTTCGACGGCTCTCAGCACATCTCAAGACCTACATCTGGAGCAAGTACGCCCAATATATCCAGTGGTGGCTCTTCTGCCCAACCTGAATCAAGTGTACCTTCCTCCTCCAACGCAATTACGTCCATAACTTCCGTTTCCGTGTCAAATGCTCCTAACAGTGCTTCGCAGCCCCAGAATGCTTCGACTCCGCCTTCAATAGGACATGGAAGCCTCACCTCAGTGTCCAGCCTGCCAAACCCACTTCTACCTCAGACTTCATCAAATAGTGTGATCTTCCCCAATCCGCTGGTTAGCATCGCTGCAACGGCTAACGCGCTAGATCCTCTGTCTGCCCTTATGAAGCACCGCAAAGGAAAGCCACCAAATGTGTCAGTGTTTGAACCCAAGTCAAGCTCTGAGGATcccttttttaaacataaatgcCGATTTTGTGCCAAGGTCTTTGGAAGTGACAGTGCTTTACAAATTCACCTCCGCTCGCATACAGGCGAAAGACCTTTTAAATGTAACATATGCGGAAACCGCTTTTCCACAAAGGGCAACCTGAAAGTTCATTTTCAGAGGCATAAAGAGAAATACCCTCATATTCAGATGAACCCTTATCCTGTTCCAGAATACCTCGATAATGTGCCCACCTGCTCTGGAATCCCATATGGAATGTCACTGCCCCCTGAAAAGCCAGTTACAACGTGGTTAGACAGCAAACCTGTTTTACCGACCGTCCCGACTTCCATCGGGCTCCAGCTGCCCCCCACCATACCTGGTGTGAACAGTTACGGAGATTCTCCAAGTATCACTCCTATGAGCAGGTCACCCCAGAGGCCTTCTCCTGCCTCCAGCGAATGCACTTCTCTATCCCCGAGTCTCAACGCTTCTGAGTCGGGTGTTCCAGCGTCTGCCGAATCCCCACAGCCCATTCAGAGTGGCACATCTCTGACCAAGGCAGAACCTGTCACTCTGCCTCCTGCGAGCACACGGCTCGGGGACCTTTCTGCAAGTGGGCAAGTTTCCACAGCTTCCACATCTTCAATTCCTACTGCTGTTACGGACAGCAGCGTTGCAACTAGCCTCCCAAACCCTGTGCTTCCAGCAGTGTCTGACCAGTTTAAGGCAAAGTTTCCATTCGGTGGTCTGCTAGACTCTATGCAAACGTCAGAAACCTCAAAACTACAACAGCTAGTGGAGAACATTGATAAGAAGATGACAGATCCAAATCAGTGCGTCATTTGTCACCGTGTGCTTAGTTGTCAGAGCGCTCTCAAGATGCATTACAGAACGCATACAGGAGAAAGaccatttaaatgcaaaatttgtGGACGTGCCTTTACTACGAAAGGCAATctaaaaacacattttggagTTCATCGAGCGAAGCCACCACTTAGAGTACAGCACTCGTGTCCCATTTGTCAGAAGAAATTTACAAATGCGGTTGTTCTTCAGCAGCACATTCGTATGCATATGGGCGGGCAAATTCCAAACACGCCGCTACCAGAGGGCTTCCAGGACGCCATGGACTCAGAGCTTTCCTACGATGAGAAGAACGTTGACACGCTGAGCAACTTTGATGATGACATTGATGAAAATTCTATGGAAGAGGACTCGGAGCTAAAGGACACGGCAAGTGACTCATCCAAACCCCTTATCTCTTACTCTGGGTCATGTCCTTCTTCGCCACCTTCTGTGATCTCCAGTATTGCTGCTTTGGAGAATCAAATGAAAATGATTGATTCTGTCATGAACTGTCAGCAGCTGACCAGTTTAAAATCCATAGAAAATGGATCAGGGGAAAGTGACCATTTGAGCAATGACTCCTCATCAGCTGTTGGTGATCTCGAGAGCCAGagtgcaggcagccctgcaaTGTCAGAATCTTCTTCCTCCATGCAAGCTTTGTCTCCTGTAAATAGCAATAGTGAAAGTTTCAGATCAAAGTCCCCAGGTCTCAGTAACCAGGAAGAGCCACAAGAAATAcaattaaagacagaaaagccagACAGTCCGCCACCCGCAACTGAAAATGGAGGTGCATTAGATCTGACATCCACCAACCCAGGAAGACCGGTCATCAAAGAGGAGGCTCCTTTTAGCCTGCTGTTCCTGAACAGAGAACGTG GTCCCAGCCAAAGTACTCCTAGCCTGGTCACCAGTACAGCGCCTACCATGATCAAAATGGAAGTGAATGGTCACAGCAAGCCGATCTCTTTGGGTGAGGTTCCCTCGCTTCCAGCTGGAATCCAGGTTCCTGCTGCACCACAGACAGTGATGAGTCCGGGGATCACCCCTATGCTGGCACCCCCCCCTCGCCGGACTCCCAAGCAGCACAACTGTCAGTCGTGCGGGAAGACCTTCTCCTCAGCAAGTGCACTGCAGATACACGAGCGCACCCATACCGGTGAAAAACCGTTTGGTTGCACAATCTGTGGTAGAGCTTTTACCACAAAGGGGAATCTTAAG GTTCACATGGGAACTCACATGTGGAATAATGCCCCTGcacgccgcggccgccgcctctCTGTGGAAAACCCCATGGCTCTGCTCGGTGGCGACGCGCTCAAGTTCTCCGAGATGTTCCAGAAGGATTTGGCAGCTCGGGCCATGAACGTTGACCCCAATTTTTGGAACCAATACGCTGCAGCTATCACTAACGGACTTGCTATGAAGAACAATGAGATTTCTGTCATACAGAACGGAGGCATTCCCCAGCTCCCAGTAAGTCTAGGCGGAGGCGCCATCCCGCCTCTAAGTAACCTTACCGGCGGCATGGACAAAGCTCGCACGGGCAGCAGCCCTCCCATTGTCGGTCTGGACAAAGCAAGTTCTGAAACGGGAGCCAGTCGTCCATTCACCAGATTTATTGAGGATAATAAAGAGATTGGCataaattaa